In Streptococcus uberis, a single window of DNA contains:
- a CDS encoding HAMP domain-containing sensor histidine kinase, with translation MTDKKDYQISLRRYFVILYLIIFLITSLFGMATIVFLKECLHVTGSFTLWLLIYSIVILILGALVMWFGSTHLTKPLSDLNQSVKAISQGDLSRKIVRKSYPKDRATYHNEIDELSQNINQMAEDIKNADRHRSQFIANLSHELKTPISSLVGISDLLLTDSLEKDTRTELTTILQSESLRLSRLCDDILNLTKLENHLSPQLESVALDEQIRQALIMLTEKWKNKTIHLEFDSEAVMCQTDPDLTMQVWVNVIDNAIKYSSDQVFLNVDVKQATDKVLVTISDKGIGIAKENQRHIFEQFYQADQSHAQEGNGLGLAIVKKIIDSLNGSIHFESTPGQGSRFYITLPTNQ, from the coding sequence TTTTTCTGAAAGAATGCCTCCATGTGACAGGCAGTTTTACCTTGTGGCTCTTGATTTATAGCATCGTCATTCTCATACTTGGTGCCTTAGTCATGTGGTTCGGTTCTACCCATTTAACAAAGCCCCTATCGGACCTCAACCAATCGGTAAAAGCTATCTCTCAGGGAGATTTAAGCCGTAAGATTGTGCGCAAATCATATCCCAAGGATCGCGCCACTTATCATAATGAAATCGATGAACTGTCGCAAAATATCAATCAAATGGCTGAAGACATCAAAAATGCTGACCGCCACCGTTCTCAGTTCATAGCAAATCTCTCCCACGAATTGAAGACGCCTATTTCGTCATTGGTTGGTATCAGTGACTTATTGCTGACAGATTCTTTGGAAAAGGATACCCGAACGGAATTAACGACTATCTTACAATCGGAAAGTCTACGCCTAAGCCGCTTATGTGATGACATTTTAAACCTAACAAAGCTAGAAAATCACCTTTCCCCACAGTTAGAATCAGTAGCCCTAGACGAGCAAATCAGACAAGCTCTGATTATGTTGACTGAAAAATGGAAAAACAAAACCATCCACTTGGAGTTCGACAGTGAAGCAGTGATGTGTCAAACTGATCCAGATTTGACCATGCAAGTCTGGGTTAATGTCATTGACAATGCCATTAAATACTCTTCTGACCAGGTCTTTCTAAACGTTGATGTGAAGCAAGCAACTGATAAAGTTCTTGTCACTATTTCTGATAAAGGAATAGGAATTGCCAAAGAAAATCAAAGACATATCTTTGAACAATTTTATCAAGCAGATCAGTCCCACGCACAAGAAGGCAATGGCTTGGGGCTCGCCATTGTCAAAAAAATCATTGATAGCTTAAATGGTAGCATTCATTTTGAAAGCACCCCAGGCCAAGGAAGTCGCTTTTACATCACTTTACCCACAAATCAATAA